In Achromobacter pestifer, the DNA window AGAAGGCGCGGCGCAGGGCACGATGAAGTTCTCCGGCACTCCCGAGGCGGCCGGCCGCGCGGTGTTTGCGACGGTGCAGGGCTGCATACTGATTGCGCGCCTGTTCCAACAGCCCGCGGCGTTGTGCGAGGCCATCGGCGCCCTGTACGTGGAGTGCGACGGCAAGCACGGCGGCGCAGCCTGATCGTTCCTTCCCGATCCAAGCAGCCCATCAACCACGGCCGCCATGCGCAAGCAGGCGGCCGTTGTCTTTACGCGCCGGGATCAGGCCGCGAGCAGCGCCCGCGCCATGTCGACGCTGGTGCGCGCCTGTAGCCCCAAGTCGCGCATGCGTCGCTGGAATGTCGCCTGCGCCTCTTCGAAGCCCGCGACCGGGCTCATGCAGTCGGTCAGCAACACCAGGCGCGACAGGTCGCGGCCGGGCAAGTGCTCGGCCAGATGCTCGACGGTGGCCTTGACGCAATGGCTGCCGGCTTGGCCGGCGATGAGGATGAGTTCGGCGCGGTCCAGCGAATCCAGCAGGCTGCGGTTGAGCTGGCTGCGCGGATCGTCGGCGTCGGGGACTTCGGCCATCAGCGCGCTGTAGTGCTCGGTCCAGGGATTCATGCCCTTGGGCACCTTGCGCACGATGAATTGGCGTTCGTCTTCCCAGCGGCTGTAGGCGGCGCGCACGTCCGCGTGGACGTTGTGGCCCCAGGTGCCGATCTCGCAATGCAGCGGCCACACCATCAGGGTGTAGCGGCCGCGGGCTTCCAGTTCGTCCAGGTAGGACAGGGTGCGCGGCAGGTCGTCGTCGTGGCGCGGCCGGTATGCACCCGCGCGCAGTTGCGCCGCCGTGATCTGCGTGTACGGGGCCACGGGCTGGCCGTCGCCGGTGGACCAGAAGGTCGGGTGGGCGATGTCCAGGCGGTGGTGCGAATCCAGCGTCACCGTGATCGACGTGAGGGTGAGGGCGGTGGCGTCGATGAAGCGCGCCAGCCGCTGCATGTCGGCGTGGGCGCCGGCCACCGGCAGGGCGGGTGCATGCGCCGCGCCTGTCACGGGATCCGTGGGCAGGTAGGACTCAGGCAGATCGCAGAAGTCATTCTGCGGATCGATGATCAGGAGGTGATTGGAGCGCGGCATGACGACGTTCGGGACAGGCGAACTCGAAATATAGAACGGGATGGCCATGTCATTCTAGAAAAGTACCAGATGCTCGGCGCAGTCCGGCAACTGCCTGAGCAGTGCGCGCCACTGCAGCCAGACGCTGGCCCCCGCTGAAACTGCGATCACTGCGATAACGATCCACATGTCAGGCTCCTTATAATTTCGCACGATCGTGCGAAATTAAAGTGAAGAATTGCCGGCACAGGCCGGCGCTAGGAAATACAACTACTCGAGGTACTTGAAACTGCGGTAGGTGGAAATCAATCGTTCATAAGCCGCGCGCACGCGCTGAGGGGCCATCGGATCCCGCAGGAAGCGGGCGTCGTGCATCAGTCCGATCATCAGGCTGTAGACCTCGAACACGAGCTGCTCGGGATCCGTGTCCGGCCTGACGTGGCCGGCCTCCAGTGCCTGGTTGACCGTACGCAGCATGGCGGCGCGCCAGCGCCGCAGATTGCCTTCCAGCACTGAGCGCAGCGGCGATTCCACGTCGTCGTACTCGAAGGCGCCGGCCACATAGATGCAGCCGGTCAGCGTTTCGACATTGCTGGCGCGCTCGATCCAGAGCGAGACCAGGGCGTTCAAGCGCGGCAGGCCGCGGGGAAAAGCCATGGCCGGCGTGAAGACGGCCTCGACGAAGCGGCGGTCGTATTCGTCCAGCACCGCCTGCTGCAAGGCTTCCAGCGAACCCACGCGCGAGAACACGCCGCTCTTGCTGATGCCCAGCCGCTTGGCGACCTGACCGAGCGACAGGCTTTCCATGCCCTGCGCCGCGGCCATGTCCAGGGCCGCGTCCACAATGGCCGCGAAGGTCAGCTCGCTTTTCTCGGTTTTGGCAGTCATGCGGCGAATTTAGCACGATCGTGCGAAAATTCGGCTATTATTTTTCAGGGTCACGCCCCGAAAAAAAACCGGACAGCCTGGCTGTCCGGTCTTGTTGTGGCAAGCGCGCCGGAATCAGGCCTGGGCGGCCTTGAACTCCAGGCGGTACTTGTGCAGCAGCGGCTCGGTGTAGCCGTTGGGCTGGGTCAGGCCTTCGAACACCAGCGCGCAAGCCGCCTTGAACGCCAGCGAGGTATCGAAGTTGCCGGCCATCGGGCGATAGAGCGCGTCGCCCGCGTTCTGGCCGTCGACCACCTTGGCCATGCGCTTGAAGGTTTCCATGACCTGCTCGCGGTTGGTCACGCCGTGGCGCAGCCAGTTGGCGATGTGCTGGCTGGAGATGCGCAGCGTGGCGCGGTCTTCCATCAGGCCCACGTTGTGGATGTCCGGCACCTTGGAGCAGCCCACGCCCTGGTCGATCCAGCGCACCACGTAGCCCAGGATGCCCTGGACGTTGTTGTCCAGTTCCTGCTGGATGTCCTGCGCGGACCACTTGGACGGGTCGCCGATCGGCACGGTCAAGAGGCCGCCCAGCAGGTCGTCGCGCACGCTGTCGAGCTTGGTGCGTTCCAGTTCCTGCTGCACCGCCTGCACGTCGACCTGGTGGTAGTGCAGCGCATGCAGCGTGGCGGCGGTGGGCGAGGGCACCCAGGCGGTGTTGGCGCCAGCCTTGGGATGGGCGATCTTCTGTTCCAGCATCGCGGCCATCAGATCCGGCATGGCCCACATGCCCTTGCCGATCTGGGCGCGGCCGCGCAGGCCCGCGTCCAGCCCGACCAGCACGTTGTTGCGTTCGTAGGCGGCGATCCAGGCGGTGGACTTCATGTCGCCCTTGCGCAGCATCGGGCCGGCTTCCATGCTGGAGTGCATTTCATCGCCGGTGCGGTCCAGGAAGCCCGTGTTGATGAAGGCCACGCGCGCGGCGGCGGCTTCGATGCAGGCCTTGAGGTTGATGCTGGTACGGCGCTCTTCATCCATGATGCCCATTTTCAGGGTATTGCGCGGCAGCTTGAGCAGGTCTTCGACGCGATCGAACAACTCGCTGGCGAAGGCGGCTTCGACGGGGCCGTGCATCTTGGGCTTCACGATGTAGACGGAGCCGGTGCGCGAGTTCAGCTTGTGCTTGCGGTCCTGCAACGCGGCCAGGCTGGTGACCACGGCGTCCAGGATGCCTTCGGGAATCTCGCGGCCCTCGCGGTCCAGGATGGCGGGGTTGGTCATCAGGTGGCCGACGTTGCGCACGAACATGAGCGAACGGCCGTGCAGGGTCAACGGCGAGCCGTCGGGACGCGTGTAGTCGCGGTCGGCGTTGAGCTTGCGGGTGAAGGTCTTGCCGCCCTTGGTGACCTCTTCGGTCAGGTCGCCCTTCATCAAGCCCAGCCAGTTGCGGTAGACGTGGACCTTGTCGTCGGCGTCCACGGCGGCGATGGAGTCCTCGCAGTCCATGATGGTGGTGAGCGCGGCTTCCACCAGCACGTCCTTGACGCCGGCGGCGTCGGTCGCGCCGATGCTGTGGCTGCGGTCGATCTGGATTTCGAAGTGCAGGCCGTTGTTGTTGAGCAGGATGGCGGTGGGCGCGGATGCTTCGCCCTGGTAGCCGGTGAACTGCGCGGGATTCTTCAGGCCGGTCGAGCCGTTGGCGAGCGCCACGCGCAATTGGCCGTTCTCGATGCTGTAGCCGCGGGCGTCGGCATGCGAACCCTGGGCCAGCGGGGCGGCGGTATCCAGGAAGGCGCGGGCGCGGGCGATGACGGCGGCGCCGCGTTCGGGGTTGTAGCCGCGGCCGGTGTCGCCGGGCGTGGCGGGGATGGCGTCAGTGCCGTAGAGCGCGTCGTACAGGCTGCCCCAGCGCGCGTTGGCGGCGTTCAGCGCGTAGCGCGAGTTGGACATGGGCACGACCAGCTGAGGGCCGGCCTGCTGCGAGATCTCGGTGTCGACGTTGTCGGTGGTGGCGCGCACGCTGGCCGGCTGCGGCAGCAGGTAGCCGATGCCTTCCAGGAATTTGCGGTAGGCGGCCGGGTCGGCGATGGGGCCGGGGTGGGCGCGGTGCCAGGCGTCGAGTTCGGCTTGCAGGCGGTCGCGTTCGGCGAGCAGGGCGCGGTTCTTGGGGGCCAGGTCGTCCACCAGGGCCGCAAAGCCTTGCCAGAAGCCGTCGGCATCCAGGCCGGTGCCGGGCAGGGCTTCCTGTTCGATGAATTGGTTGAGATTGGCCGCCACTTGCAGGCCGTGGTGCTGGATGCGTTGAGTCATGCGGTTCTCTAGCGGTAAGGGACTGGCCGACGCCGCGCGCCGGGCGTATATCTGGTCCCGACATCATCGTTCGCGCCTGCCGCAATGTCCATATCAAAACCCACTGGTCATACCAGTTTGTGCACTGCCGTATGGGCAAAACCGTATTTTTTATGGTTTTATATCAGCTACTTACGGGGGTGTGATGCAAGGGTTCCAATTGGGGCTGCGCTTGGTCATACCACTGGTGCGGAGAGTGCATGTACGCGGAAATTGAAGAAAAGCCCCGCCAGGTGGCGGACGAGGTCGCCGAGCGGATCGAACGCCTGATTCTGGACGGAGTGCTGAAGGCGGGCCAGGCGCTGCCTTCCGAACGGCGCCTGACCGAGAAACTGGGCGTGTCGCGCACAGCCTTGCGCGAAGGGCTGAAGCTGCTGCGCGCGCGCGAGATCATCCATACCGCGCAGGGCAAGGGTTCGTATGTGGCGCACATCTCCAAGGTGGACGCGGGCCCCTTGATGCACCTGTTCAATTCCCAGCCGCGCACGCTCTACGATCTGCTGGAAGTGCGTTCGCTGCTGGAGGCCGAGTCCGCCAGGCTGGCGGCCATACGCGGCACCGAGGCGGACTTCATCATGATCCGCCGCCGTTATGACGAAATGGTGGCGGCGCAGGGCACGGCCACCGATACGGCGACGCACGCGCATCTGGACCACGCCTTTCACCTGGCCATCTGCGAGGCCTCGCACAATCCGGTGCTGGTGCACACGCTGCAATCGCTGACGGACCTGCTGCTGGGCTCGGTCTTTGCCTGTGTCAACAACCTGTACCACCGCCAACCCGAGAAGCGCCAGATCGACCGGCAGCACACGCGGCTGTTCAATGCCGTGACGGCGCGCCAGCCCGAGCAGGCGCGCAAGGCGGCCGCGGACCACGTCGACAGCGTGCGCCAGAGCCTGGCCGATATCGAGCAGGAAGAGCAGCGCCTGGTGCGCGCGACGCTGCGGCTGGAAGGCTGGAGCTAGCGTCCCGTGCTCTTGCGGGGCAGGACGCCAGAGGGCGCGCGTCCTGGTTCAGCGGTCGGCCATGGCGCCGCTGCCCGCCAGCGCCAGCGGCTTGCCCGCGTAGACCCGGCCAAAGCGGTTGTTGACGAACGCATCCAGGTCGATAGTCTCCTGCCCCACGAATCCGCGCTGCGGCAAGGCGCCCTGTGCCACGAGGTCCAGCGCGGCGCAGATGCCCGCCGCTGTGGATAGCTGGATGGCGCTCAGGCGATGGCCGTCGACTTCCGCGCCGAAGATGCGGATGGGGTAGGACTCTTCTTCCAGGCGTCCATGCCGGCGGCCGGACGCCGAGGCCTGGATCACGATCACGTCCTGTTCGGTGGTGGGGATGGCGGCTTCGAAGATTTCCTTGAGCAGGTCGCGGCGGTCGCGCAGGCGCAGGTCATTGAGCAGCAGTTTCATGATGCTGCAGTGGCCCGGGTAGCGCACCGATTTGTAGTCCACGTTGCGGGCGCGACCGAGCAGCGTGGCGGGCAGGGTGCCCAGTCCGCCCGAGGTGTTGAAGGCCTCGTATTCCACGCCATCCAGCGCGAAGGTCTCGTAGCCTTCCAGCGCGGGCACGCTGGTCAGTTGGCCGTCGACGATGGCCTCGCAGGGGTTGCAGTATTCGTTGATCAGCCCCTCGGTGCTCCAGGTCAGGTTGTAGCGCAGGCTGTTGGAGGGGTAGCGTGGCAGCGCACCCACACGCATGCGCAGATCCAGCAGGGTATCGAAGCGGCGCGCCAGCGCGTTGCCGACCACGCCGATGAAACCCGGGGCCAGGCCGCATTGCGGCATCAGCACGCTGCGGGCGTTTTCCGCCAGCGCCTGGATGGCGTGCGTGCTGGCCACGTCTTCGGTCAGGTCGAAATAGTGCACGCCAGCCTTGGCGCACAGTCCGGCCACCGCGGCGGCGCGGTGAAAGGGCAGTGCGTTGATCACCGCGTAACGCCCTTCGATGCATTGCGCCACGCTGTCGTCATCGGAAATCTGGCGAGTTTCACAACCCAGTTCGGCCACGACGCGCAGGCGCTCGGGGTCCAGGTCGGCAACCAGCACCGAGTAGCCGCCGCTGCGTTCCAGCATCAGGGCAATGGCGAAACCGATTTTTCCGGCGCCCAGGAGTAGGACGGGCCGGCGAGAGGCGGTGGACATGGTGCGGCTCCTGCATGGAAGGGAGAGTGGGTGAGCTCATCCTATGCGCGGGCGCTGTCGATGTGTAGAGACTAAATAGTCGAATCGGCTGTAGGTAACGTTAAATCGACTTAAATTAATGTCGAAACGTCAAAACGAAGCCCTCCGGTTTGGGGCCGGAGGGCTTCGGGGCGCTGCCTGGCCGGGGAGGCCAGGGGGGGATCAGCTGCCCAGGGGCGGGTAGTCCAGGTTGCCGAAGGTGACCAGGCCTTCCGACTTGGCCTGGGCCAGTTCGGTGCGGACTTGGGCGCGGGTCAGCGAGGTGGCTTGTTCAGCGGCGGCGACGGGCGGGTAGTCCAGGTTGCCGAAGGTCACTTCGCCGGCGTTCTTGGCTTGTTGCAGTTCAGCTTGCACTTGCTGCGAGGTCAGGGTCGACTTCGGGGCGATGGCGGCGGGGTAGCCTTCTTCGCCGAAGGTGTATTGGCCCGAAATCTTGGCTTGTTGCAGTTCGGCCTGGACTTGAGCGCGGGTCGGGCCCTGATCAGCCTCGGCGGCTTGGGCGCCGGCAGCCAGAACGGACATGGACAGCATCAAAGCGGTAGCAAGGGTTTTCATAGCAGACCTCCGGTGTCTTGAGCTTGGGAGCCGAACCGCTGGCCTAACTGCCTGGGGTTCGCTTGCTGTGTCCCGATGAGATGCATTCTGGGCGCAAATCATCTCCGGATAAACCCTGATTCTCTGAAAACATCTTTCCAAAAAGAAGACTAATAGGTTTCTATTTAACCAAATGGCACCATGGATGGTGGAATTTCCATTTGATGACACCATAGGAGGTAGTCCACCCGGGAGGGGCGGAGGTCTGGCGGCGGGGGGAATGGTGCGCGCAGCCCCGGGAATGCCCCGGGGGCTGGCATGGAGGGGAATCAGCGGTTCAGTTCGACCAGCGCGGCGTTGTACTCCGCCTGGGCTTCGTCCAGCTTGCGCTGGGCCTTGTCGATCTTGTCCTGCTTGCCCTTGGCGCGGGCCTGCTTGAGCTCGCTTTCGCGCTCGGCGACCTTGTTTTGCTTGTCGCGCACTTCGGCTTCACGCTGCGATTGCAGGCGGCTGTCGGTGCAGTTCGCCTTGGCTTCGGCCAGGGCTTTGCGCAACCCGGCCTCGCGGCGGGTATTGTTCTGCGCCTTGGCAGCGGCGATGTCGTTTTCGATTGCGCAGAACTTGGCGGCGCAGCCGCGCTGGGCCGAACAATCGCTGGCGGCCTGTGCCGGAATGGCCACGAACGCGGCGGCTGCGGCGGCCGTCAAGGCCAGGGATTTGAGCAGTGAGGGCATGCGTGGTCTCCGTAGTGCGTTGCGGAGGCTACATCATGGCCCCAGTCGGCGCCGCCGGCAATGCGCGGCGTCAACGGGGCATCAGCGCGGCCACCCGTGCGGCGCTGATGCGGCTTTTAGCGGATCAGCGTACCCGCCAGCGCGGCGGCGACCAGCAGGGCGCCCAGCCAGAGATTGGCGCGGAACAGCATGAAGTTGCGGTCAGGGCGCTGGATGTCGAAGACCTTCAGCTGCCACGCCAGGTGTGCCGCCACGGCCACCATGCCGACCTGGTAGGCCCACGACAGCCCGATGGCGTAGCCGCCCCAGGCCCACAGCACGATGGTGGCCAGATAGAAGCCGCCGATCCAGAGTTTGCCCTGGTCGCCAAAGCGCATGGCAGTGGAATGCAGGCCCAGGCTGCGGTCGTCGCGCACATCCACGTAGGCGTAGATGCTGTCATAGCCGACCTGCCACAGCACCGCGCCCGCCCACATCGCGATGGCGGCCAGCGGCACGTGGTTCTGCGTGTCCGACCACGCCATCAGCATGCCCCAGTTGAAGCAGATGCCCAGCACCACTTGCGGCCAGTAGGTGACGCGCTTGCACAGCGGATAGACGAAGACGAAGGGCAGCACGGCCAGCGCCAGCCAGCGGCTCATTTCATTCAGGAAGAACAGCAGCGACCCGCAGACCAGCAACTGCCCGAGCAGGAACCAGACCGCGTTCTTCATCGTCAGCTGGCCGCTGGTCAGGGGGCGGAAGCGCGTGCGCTCGACGTGCTTGTCGAAGTTGCGGTCGCACATGTCGTTGACGGTGCAGCCGATGCCGCGCATCAGCAGCGCGCCCAGCGAGAACACGATCAGCCGCCCGAGGTCCGGCAGGCCGCCCGCGGCCTGGACCAGCGCGGCGATGGCCGGCAGCAGGGTCAGCCAGGTGCCGATGGGGCGGTCCAGGCGGCACAGGCGGGCGTAGGGCCGCCAGGACTTGGGCAGCCAGCGTTCGACCCAGTCGGTGAAGACGATGTCGCTGAGGTCGACGGGAGATGGTTGGGGGGCGCTCACTGTCACGGCGAAACGGAATGGGAAAACCAAGAGCATAAAACAACGGCGGCCGGGCATCGCGCCCGGCCGCCGCTTCGATGCGCCAGAGGCGCTTCGGGGAGGGATCCTTTATTCGGCCTTTAGCAGCTTGCCGAGGATGGCGATGCCGCGGCGGATCTTGTCTTCCGGCACGGTGGCGAAGCTCAGGCGCAGCGTGTTGGTCTTGCCGGCGCCGCAATAGAACGGCGCGCCGGGCACGAACGCCACGTTTTGCGCGATGGCCTTTTCCAGCAGCTTGGTGCTGTCGATGTGCTCGGGCAGCGTGAGCCAGATGAACATGCCGCCTTCCGGCTTGGTCCAGCTGACGGTGTCAGGGAATTCCTGCTTGATGGCTTCCAGCATGCAGCTGCCCTGGGCGCGGTAGATTTCACGCACATTGGGCAAATGTTCTTCCAGGAAGCCGTCCTTGACGATCTCATGCACGGCCATCTGCGTCAGCGTGGGCGTGTGCAGGTCGGTGGCTTGCTTGGCTTGCACCAGCTTGTTGATGAGCGGGCGCGCGGCGGCGATGTAGCCCAGGCGCAGGCCGGGGGCCAGCACCTTGGAGAACGTGCCCAGGCGCACGACGTTGGCGCCGTACTCGGCGGCCAGCGCGATCAGGCCGGGCTGCGGCTCGCCTGCGTAGCGCAGTTCGCCGTAGGGATCGTCCTCGACGATGGTCAGGTTCAGCTCCGCGGCGCGCTTGACCAGCGCGATGCGGCGCTCCAGGTTGAGCGTGCGGCCGGTGGGGTTCTGGAAGTTGGGCAGGGCGTACAGGAAGCGGGCGCCGTCGGCCAGTTCAGGCGTGATGGCTTCCGGGATCAGGCCGCCTTCGTCGGTGGGCACCGGCACGAAGTTGGGCTGGTACAGGCTGAACGACTGCAGCGCGCCCAGGTAGCTGGGGTCTTCGACCAGCACCTTGCTGTCCTTGTCGATCAGCACCTTGCCCAACAGGTCCAGCGCTTGCTGCGAACCCGACACGATCAGGATCTGGTCGGCGGCGACGCTGGCGCCAGCCTTGTTCAGATCGTCCGCGACCCATTGGCGCAGGGGCGCAAAGCCTTCCGTGGGGCCGTACTGCAGGGCGGCGCGGCCGTTGGTGGACAGTACCTTGTCGAATGCCGCGCGAACTACCTCTACCGGGAAGCCGCCGGGCGCCGGCAGGCCGCCGGCGAACGAGATGACTTCGGGGCGCTCGGTTACCTTGAGGATCTCGCGGATGGCGGAGCTGGTGAGTTGCTGGGCGCGTTCCGAAAAGGAAAACGCAGGTTCGAGAGGCTTGTCCATGGAGTGCTTCTTGATCAAGAAGGGTAGGAAAATACGGGCGGCTAATCCCTTGGGTTGCCCGGCGGAAAAAACATTCGGCAAAAAACTATTGTCCCACACGGCAGCGGCCCGGCCCCCTTAATGGCGCCAAGCCCTAAAATCACCTGCATCGATAACCGCCTGTACAGTTACATTTCCCATGTTCGAAGCCGCTCCCATCGTCGCCGATTCCAAGGCCGCCCTGTACGCCGGGCTGGTTGCCCAGGCCCGCGCCCTGCTCGAGGGCGAGCATGACCGCATCGCCAATGCCGCCAACCTGAGCGCGCTGGCTTATCAGGCCCTGCCCGACCTGAACTGGGCGGGCTTCTATTTCTACGACGGCACGGAACTGGTGCTGGGCCCCTTCCAGGGCAAGCCGGCCTGCGTGCGTATCCCGCTGAACCGCGGCGTGTGCGGCGCGGCCGCCAGCCAGCGCCAGACCCAGTTGGTGCCCGACGTGCACGCCTTTCCCGGACACATCGCCTGCGACGCGGCCTCACGTTCCGAGGTCGTGGTGCCGCTGGTGCACCAGGGCCAACTGATCGGCGTATGGGACGTGGACAGCCCGCTGCCGGACCGCTTCGACGAAGACGACCGCCAGGGCATGGAAGCCTTGTGCGCGGTGTTCCTGGACAGTCTGGGCTGAGGCGCGGCGTTGACAGCATTGCGGGCTCCCGGTAGATTCCCGCATCTGCGTTTGCAGGCCACTGCACCCAATTCATTCATGATTCATCAGGCCATTCAATCCGCTTTCCCGTTCCGCGCCCTGGGCGTGGTGCTGGCTTGCGTCGGCCTGAAATCCAAAAAACAGCCGCTCATCTGACCGGAGCATGCTGTTCCGTCAGATGGGCGACGGAACAGCGGCCTCCTGGCGGCGCTTTGCGCCGTCCGCGCATCCCCTAGTATCCCGAGCACTTCTGTACGGTCCTCAACCACGGTCCGCTTACACCGAAGGAGTGTTCTCATGCAATCTCATCACCAATCTCCGATCCAGGGCGTCTGGGTGCCTCTGGTCACGCCGTTTGCCGGCGGCGCCGTGGACGGTGGGGCCTTGCGCCGTCTGGTGCGCCATTACGCCGCAGCGGGCGTGGACGGGCTGGTCGTGTGCGGCAGCACCGGCGAGGCCGCGTCGCTGGACGACGCCGAGCAGCTGGCGGTGCTGGACGCCGTGCTGACCGAGGCGGGCAGGCTGCCCGTCATCATGGGCCTGGCGGGCAACCACCACGGACACGTGATGCAGCGCCTGGCCGCCTTCGGCACGCGCCCGCTGGCCGGCATCCTGGCGCCCGCCCCGTATTACGTGCGCCCCGGCCAGGAAGGCGCCGCCACGTATTTCCGCTGCCTGGCCGATGCCTCGCGCTTTCCCTTGGTGCTCTACGACATTCCCTATCGCACCGGCACGACGCTGGATACAGCGACCCTGCTGGCGCTGGCCGCGCACCCGAACATCGCGGCCATCAAGGATTGCGGCGGCTCGCTGGAGAAGACGATTGCCCTGATCGCCGACGGCAACATGAACGTGCTGGCGGGCGAGGACCTGCAGGCGCTGTCCGTGATGAGTCTGGGGGGCGCGGGCATGATCGCGGCGGCGGCGCACATCCGCCCCGATCTGTTCGTGGCCATGCACCAGGCGGTGAAGGCGCAGCAGCTGGACCTGGCCAGGAAGCTGTTCCATGCGCTGGTCCCCATCATCCAGCTGACGTTTGCCGAGCCCAATCCTGGTCCCTTGAAGGCGCAGCTGGGACGTCAGGGCCTGCTGAGCGAGGAACTGCGCATGCCCATGCCGTCCGCCAGCACGGCTCTGGCCGCGCGCATGGACGCCGCCGTGGCGGGGCTGAACCGGCAATATCCCTGCCAGTAGGCCGAACTTGGTGAGCAGTCCGCCAGCTTTGTGGTGTTCGGATTCATTTAGTAATAAATGTCCTACCGGGAAGCTGACGGATTGCTTATCATGCGGCCATTCTTCGGGTGAAACAAAACGTTCATGGCCCAAGCTTTTGTAGCCTTGTCCGCCTGGCAAGTCATGCTGGCGGGCCTGCTCTTCTTCGCCGGCATCTACCTGGTCTTCGGCGCGGCCACCTGGCTGCTGACGCAGCACATCCTGCCCGCGCTGGGCATTGGCCGCCCGCTGGATCCGCGTCCGCTGGCGCCGGGCCAGCTGCGGCGCGAGTTCGCGCAGTCCGGGCTGTCCATCCTGCTGTTCGGCACGGGCATGATTTTTCCGTGGGGCCTGTTGCAACTGGGCTGGGCGCACCTGGACCCGGATGCCAGCTGGCAAAAGATCACGCTCGAGATCCTGGTGCTGGTGGCCTGGAACGATGTGCACTTCTGGATCAACCACCGCCTGTTGCACACCAAGCTGCTGCGCCGCTTCCACCTGCCGCATCACCGTTCGGTCGTGACCACGCCATTCTCGACCTACAGCTTCCATCCGATCGAGGCGCTGATGCTGGGCAATGTGATCATGCTGCCCATGGTGCTGCACGACTTCAGCTTCTGGTCGCTGGCGTCGGTGCCGCTGTTCAGCCTGTTCTTCAATTGCATCGGGCACGCCAACTACGATTTCTTTCCCAACGTGTCCTACGCGCACTGGTTCGCCGCCAGCCGCCGCCATCATCTGCACCACGCCTGCTACAACGGCAATTACGGTTTCCAGTTCACCTTCATGGACCGCCTGTTCCGCACCCGCCTCAAGGCCGAGGCGGCGCAGTCCCAGCTGAATGCATTCCGGCAGCGAGAATCGCTTGGCGGGCGCGCTTAAGCGACAGCGCCGGCTGCCGTCGCTGCGCAACCGGCGCGACTGGCAAAGCCTGGCCTACCTGGCCGCGCTGCCCGCGCTGGCGGGCTGGCAGTGGGTGCACGGGTTCTGGTGGCCGCTGTACGGCCTGATGCTGTTCCTGACCCTGGGCGTGGGCGTCATCCACCACAACCACACGCACATCCGCATGTGGCGGGGGCGCTGGACCAATCGCGCCACCGACTTCTGGATCACGCTGCTGCAAGGCCATCCGACCTTCGTGTTCTATCCGGCGCACGTGGCCAACCATCACCGCTACAAGCATGGCGCGCGCGACGTGGCGCGCACCTATCGGTTCGGTGGCGACACCAACCACCTATGGGGCTATCTGCTCCATCCCTTGCAGGCGGGCTGGGTGCTGTACCCCTTGTTCTTCGCCTGGCTGGGCCGTCTGCGCCGGCACTGGCCGGGCGCCTGGCGCTATTGCATGGCGCAGTACGGCGTGTGGCTGGGCCTGTGGGGCGGGCTGCTGGCCGTGAATCCCATGAAGGCGCTGGTGTTCGTCATCGTGCCGCAACTGCACGGCCTGCACTGGCTGCTGGCCACCAACTACCTGCAGCACGCCCATGCCGACGGCGGGCCCCGGTCCGTCGCGGGCCTGAACTATGCGCGCAATTTCGAGGGCCTGGTCAATCCGCTGCTCTTCAACATCGGCCTGCACACGGCGCACCACGAGCATCCGCGGGCGCACTGGTCGGAACTGGTGCGCCTGCACCGTGAGCAATACCGCAGCCGCGTGAATCCGGTCTTGAACGAGCCCGGCTTGACGCCCTATATGTTCCGCGTGTTCGTGCTGGGCGCCGTCATGCCGCGCTTTCGCAGCCGCTCATGCATGGCGCCCGAGCATATCCGCTAGCGCCGCACCCCATACATCCACCAGAGGCCACTCATGCCCATCGCGTTTCATCGTGTCTACCTGG includes these proteins:
- a CDS encoding DUF1090 domain-containing protein; this translates as MPSLLKSLALTAAAAAAFVAIPAQAASDCSAQRGCAAKFCAIENDIAAAKAQNNTRREAGLRKALAEAKANCTDSRLQSQREAEVRDKQNKVAERESELKQARAKGKQDKIDKAQRKLDEAQAEYNAALVELNR
- the ubiA gene encoding 4-hydroxybenzoate octaprenyltransferase; translated protein: MSAPQPSPVDLSDIVFTDWVERWLPKSWRPYARLCRLDRPIGTWLTLLPAIAALVQAAGGLPDLGRLIVFSLGALLMRGIGCTVNDMCDRNFDKHVERTRFRPLTSGQLTMKNAVWFLLGQLLVCGSLLFFLNEMSRWLALAVLPFVFVYPLCKRVTYWPQVVLGICFNWGMLMAWSDTQNHVPLAAIAMWAGAVLWQVGYDSIYAYVDVRDDRSLGLHSTAMRFGDQGKLWIGGFYLATIVLWAWGGYAIGLSWAYQVGMVAVAAHLAWQLKVFDIQRPDRNFMLFRANLWLGALLVAAALAGTLIR
- a CDS encoding PLP-dependent aminotransferase family protein → MDKPLEPAFSFSERAQQLTSSAIREILKVTERPEVISFAGGLPAPGGFPVEVVRAAFDKVLSTNGRAALQYGPTEGFAPLRQWVADDLNKAGASVAADQILIVSGSQQALDLLGKVLIDKDSKVLVEDPSYLGALQSFSLYQPNFVPVPTDEGGLIPEAITPELADGARFLYALPNFQNPTGRTLNLERRIALVKRAAELNLTIVEDDPYGELRYAGEPQPGLIALAAEYGANVVRLGTFSKVLAPGLRLGYIAAARPLINKLVQAKQATDLHTPTLTQMAVHEIVKDGFLEEHLPNVREIYRAQGSCMLEAIKQEFPDTVSWTKPEGGMFIWLTLPEHIDSTKLLEKAIAQNVAFVPGAPFYCGAGKTNTLRLSFATVPEDKIRRGIAILGKLLKAE
- a CDS encoding GAF domain-containing protein, encoding MFEAAPIVADSKAALYAGLVAQARALLEGEHDRIANAANLSALAYQALPDLNWAGFYFYDGTELVLGPFQGKPACVRIPLNRGVCGAAASQRQTQLVPDVHAFPGHIACDAASRSEVVVPLVHQGQLIGVWDVDSPLPDRFDEDDRQGMEALCAVFLDSLG
- the dapA gene encoding 4-hydroxy-tetrahydrodipicolinate synthase; protein product: MQSHHQSPIQGVWVPLVTPFAGGAVDGGALRRLVRHYAAAGVDGLVVCGSTGEAASLDDAEQLAVLDAVLTEAGRLPVIMGLAGNHHGHVMQRLAAFGTRPLAGILAPAPYYVRPGQEGAATYFRCLADASRFPLVLYDIPYRTGTTLDTATLLALAAHPNIAAIKDCGGSLEKTIALIADGNMNVLAGEDLQALSVMSLGGAGMIAAAAHIRPDLFVAMHQAVKAQQLDLARKLFHALVPIIQLTFAEPNPGPLKAQLGRQGLLSEELRMPMPSASTALAARMDAAVAGLNRQYPCQ
- a CDS encoding sterol desaturase family protein — translated: MAQAFVALSAWQVMLAGLLFFAGIYLVFGAATWLLTQHILPALGIGRPLDPRPLAPGQLRREFAQSGLSILLFGTGMIFPWGLLQLGWAHLDPDASWQKITLEILVLVAWNDVHFWINHRLLHTKLLRRFHLPHHRSVVTTPFSTYSFHPIEALMLGNVIMLPMVLHDFSFWSLASVPLFSLFFNCIGHANYDFFPNVSYAHWFAASRRHHLHHACYNGNYGFQFTFMDRLFRTRLKAEAAQSQLNAFRQRESLGGRA
- a CDS encoding fatty acid desaturase, whose product is MHSGSENRLAGALKRQRRLPSLRNRRDWQSLAYLAALPALAGWQWVHGFWWPLYGLMLFLTLGVGVIHHNHTHIRMWRGRWTNRATDFWITLLQGHPTFVFYPAHVANHHRYKHGARDVARTYRFGGDTNHLWGYLLHPLQAGWVLYPLFFAWLGRLRRHWPGAWRYCMAQYGVWLGLWGGLLAVNPMKALVFVIVPQLHGLHWLLATNYLQHAHADGGPRSVAGLNYARNFEGLVNPLLFNIGLHTAHHEHPRAHWSELVRLHREQYRSRVNPVLNEPGLTPYMFRVFVLGAVMPRFRSRSCMAPEHIR